From Pseudobdellovibrio exovorus JSS, a single genomic window includes:
- a CDS encoding septum formation initiator family protein, which produces MCICVFVLSLFFNGAIWRVWGLHRDMATIESQILKSREQAQLLDMQISQAKDPSFIERQALDKLDMVGEHDLVFVFSE; this is translated from the coding sequence GTGTGCATCTGCGTTTTCGTGCTCTCGCTTTTCTTTAATGGAGCTATTTGGAGGGTGTGGGGACTTCACCGTGATATGGCGACTATTGAGTCCCAAATCTTAAAATCCCGTGAGCAGGCCCAGCTTTTAGATATGCAGATCAGCCAAGCAAAGGACCCTTCTTTTATCGAAAGACAGGCCCTGGATAAGCTCGATATGGTCGGGGAACACGACTTAGTCTTCGTTTTTTCTGAATAA
- the polA gene encoding DNA polymerase I, protein MKKQIYVVDVSSMFFRAFYAIRPLTSSKGVPVNAVYGFISMIIKLMKDKKPDHLVFCYDRKEPSFRKDLYVDYKANRTEMPDEMQVQMPYLKQIASLLGICDLEVPSYEADDLIGTIACMAQKEDYEVFIVSGDKDFCQLVNKNVFLYDTMKEIIFDEELVKAKHGVHPLQFIDYLALTGDSSDNIPGVAGIGPKGAQKLIEQFGTLEAIYENIDQISSASIKEKLLKSKDSAFLSKKLVTIVCDAPVSVTLEDFTLKPFKVDELRAFLQDLNFKTLEKNLLGEGKSGFVKPAESASEPPKASASLMAAVAPAAEQISVVVGQWNEAEIQKRLNQNENCFIFVAEEQIALGFQSELYFTSIAECKLNFTDLVWNGFDLKKVWTHLGIDSEKTLEVNWDLMLGSYVLRAADSSDPEKLADVFLQKELDLDSFESAADKLQNLYQTFLELNQKVQEELQSKELMIIYEKLERPLIPILYKMERKGIQLDLEYLKSFSEELAAELAGQEKKIHEISGEDFNIASPKQLGVVLFEKMGLEATKKTKTGYSTDNDVLEGLDHPIGKEIIHYREVAKLKSTYVDALPQLADSSARVHTHFNQALTTTGRLSSTNPNLQNIPIKTEKGQRVRKAFVASSGNRLLSVDYSQIELRVLAHISEDKGLIKAFQDDLDIHMATAAEVFSVPLNEVTKDQRRIAKAVNFGIAYGQGAFGLADTLGISRKESSEIIERYFSKFGGIKDYIEKTVKMAHEQKYVETLFGRRRYIPELDNKNVMMKKFGERAAINAPIQGTASDLVKMAMIELCSDLKIDMLLQVHDELIFEGTEEQIQMQLPWIVKTMENVVKLKVPLKVNYSVGNNWDEAH, encoded by the coding sequence ATGAAAAAGCAAATCTACGTAGTTGATGTAAGCTCCATGTTTTTCAGAGCTTTTTATGCCATTCGCCCCCTGACTTCCAGCAAAGGGGTCCCTGTGAATGCCGTCTATGGCTTTATCTCGATGATCATCAAATTGATGAAAGATAAAAAGCCAGATCATCTTGTTTTTTGCTATGACCGCAAAGAGCCCTCATTTCGCAAAGACTTATATGTCGACTACAAAGCTAATCGCACCGAGATGCCAGACGAGATGCAGGTGCAGATGCCTTATCTGAAACAGATCGCCAGCCTTTTGGGAATTTGTGACTTAGAAGTACCTAGTTACGAAGCTGATGATTTGATTGGAACAATCGCCTGTATGGCACAAAAAGAAGACTATGAAGTCTTCATCGTTAGCGGTGATAAGGACTTCTGCCAGTTAGTGAATAAGAATGTTTTTCTTTATGATACGATGAAAGAGATCATCTTCGATGAAGAGCTAGTTAAAGCAAAACATGGCGTTCACCCTTTACAGTTTATTGATTATTTAGCTTTGACTGGGGATAGTTCGGATAACATTCCTGGGGTAGCCGGAATTGGGCCTAAAGGGGCACAAAAATTGATCGAACAGTTTGGAACTTTAGAGGCCATTTATGAAAACATAGATCAGATATCGAGTGCTTCTATTAAAGAAAAACTTTTGAAGTCTAAAGACAGTGCATTTCTTTCTAAAAAACTGGTGACGATCGTCTGCGATGCTCCTGTCAGTGTAACTTTAGAGGACTTCACATTGAAACCCTTTAAAGTCGATGAACTACGTGCCTTTTTGCAGGATCTGAATTTTAAGACATTAGAAAAGAATCTTTTGGGTGAAGGAAAATCCGGCTTCGTCAAGCCAGCCGAGTCAGCATCTGAGCCACCTAAGGCTTCGGCCTCTTTAATGGCTGCGGTAGCCCCTGCTGCCGAGCAGATCTCGGTGGTTGTCGGTCAGTGGAATGAAGCTGAAATCCAAAAGCGTCTAAACCAAAATGAGAACTGTTTTATTTTTGTGGCAGAAGAGCAGATAGCTTTAGGATTTCAATCGGAGTTGTATTTTACTTCGATAGCCGAATGTAAATTAAATTTTACGGATTTAGTTTGGAATGGTTTTGATCTAAAAAAAGTTTGGACGCATCTTGGAATTGATTCCGAGAAAACTCTAGAAGTAAATTGGGATCTGATGTTGGGCAGCTATGTTTTACGAGCAGCCGATTCATCTGATCCAGAAAAATTAGCCGATGTCTTTTTACAAAAAGAGTTAGATCTCGACAGTTTTGAGTCTGCGGCAGATAAACTGCAAAATCTTTATCAGACCTTCTTAGAGTTGAACCAAAAAGTCCAAGAAGAACTACAGTCAAAAGAGTTGATGATTATTTACGAAAAACTCGAAAGACCTTTAATTCCTATTCTGTATAAAATGGAGCGTAAAGGAATTCAACTCGACTTAGAATACCTGAAGAGCTTTTCTGAAGAGTTGGCTGCCGAGTTGGCAGGCCAAGAAAAGAAGATCCACGAGATTTCAGGTGAAGATTTTAATATCGCCTCGCCAAAGCAATTAGGAGTGGTGTTATTTGAAAAGATGGGGCTTGAGGCCACTAAAAAAACGAAGACGGGATACTCTACAGATAACGATGTTCTTGAGGGTCTAGATCATCCTATCGGAAAAGAGATTATTCATTATCGCGAGGTAGCTAAATTAAAATCAACCTATGTGGATGCCTTGCCTCAGCTCGCGGACAGTTCTGCACGTGTTCACACCCATTTCAATCAGGCTTTAACAACAACAGGACGTCTATCAAGCACGAATCCTAATTTACAAAATATTCCGATTAAAACAGAAAAAGGTCAGCGTGTACGTAAGGCCTTTGTGGCCTCATCTGGAAATCGTCTATTGTCTGTGGATTACTCGCAAATTGAGCTTAGAGTCTTAGCCCATATTTCTGAAGATAAAGGCTTGATTAAGGCATTCCAAGACGATCTTGATATTCACATGGCAACGGCGGCTGAGGTCTTTTCGGTGCCGTTGAATGAAGTCACTAAAGATCAAAGACGTATAGCCAAAGCTGTTAACTTTGGAATTGCTTACGGGCAAGGGGCTTTTGGTTTAGCGGACACTTTGGGGATTTCGCGTAAGGAATCCTCTGAAATTATTGAACGTTATTTTTCTAAGTTCGGCGGTATCAAAGACTATATCGAAAAGACAGTGAAGATGGCCCATGAACAGAAGTATGTGGAAACACTGTTCGGAAGACGTCGCTATATTCCCGAGCTGGATAATAAGAATGTGATGATGAAAAAGTTCGGTGAACGGGCAGCTATCAATGCTCCGATACAGGGAACTGCCAGTGACCTTGTGAAGATGGCGATGATTGAGCTGTGTTCAGATCTTAAGATCGACATGTTATTGCAAGTACATGACGAGTTGATCTTTGAAGGGACTGAAGAGCAAATTCAAATGCAGCTTCCGTGGATTGTAAAAACTATGGAAAATGTCGTGAAGCTAAAAGTGCCTCTGAAAGTGAATTACTCAGTGGGGAATAACTGGGATGAGGCGCATTAG
- a CDS encoding flagellar basal body-associated FliL family protein: MTDKRTKNQDVGPDQDPSLDTEQNIELNEEELLSDVDNILSEEDPEFLATISDITVSGSGLEAGIIGQALGMGPKKSSKFVQYLSYPFDFKSNLKGVLFFWLSMLLLAGAIYFVWSYSGGLLDRKLFVHSLAELGEDVRDYNPNSETEVFYDNPRFAKNLVTISSMHVNLRPSENSGSNPMLVLEITIEGASTDSIIEIKDREAELKDMLLRLTEAKTYDELAEAEGKQLLCDQYRDALNSVLTTGQVRRVLLKNFIIKS; encoded by the coding sequence GTGACGGATAAAAGAACAAAAAATCAAGACGTGGGGCCAGATCAAGACCCTTCTCTAGATACAGAGCAAAATATAGAGCTAAATGAAGAAGAGCTGTTGTCAGACGTAGACAACATATTGTCAGAGGAAGATCCTGAGTTTCTGGCAACTATTAGCGACATCACTGTAAGTGGTTCTGGTTTAGAAGCTGGTATTATTGGGCAAGCATTAGGAATGGGACCCAAGAAATCGTCTAAATTTGTTCAGTATCTATCTTACCCATTTGATTTTAAATCCAATCTAAAAGGCGTTCTGTTTTTTTGGCTTTCGATGCTGTTACTCGCAGGAGCTATTTATTTTGTATGGAGCTACAGCGGCGGATTATTAGATCGTAAGTTGTTTGTACATTCACTAGCTGAGTTAGGCGAGGATGTACGTGACTACAATCCTAACAGTGAAACTGAAGTTTTTTACGATAATCCACGCTTTGCTAAAAACTTAGTAACGATCTCATCCATGCATGTGAACTTACGTCCTTCGGAAAATTCAGGCTCTAACCCCATGTTAGTTCTTGAGATCACTATTGAAGGGGCATCCACAGATTCCATCATTGAAATCAAAGACCGAGAAGCCGAGCTTAAAGATATGTTATTACGTCTGACAGAAGCCAAAACCTATGACGAATTGGCCGAGGCAGAAGGTAAACAGCTTTTGTGTGATCAGTACCGCGATGCTTTGAACTCTGTACTGACCACGGGACAAGTGCGACGCGTACTTTTGAAAAATTTTATTATTAAGTCTTAA
- a CDS encoding sigma-54 interaction domain-containing protein produces the protein MQYKIELANDKGQSWSLQKLTYIGQDPNCQIHLQGEGVSERHARLELQDTQLILKDLRSTTGTFVNGVRVLEAVLKIGDCLRIGSLELCLKDNRAIQSKFSLSSRSHSWNEQLQCLSSVSNTSFPVLLLGPSGTGKDIIAQALHHNSPRANASFVSVNCSALSETLVESELFGHIKGSFTGAIADRKGAFESARGGTLFLDEIGDLPYGLQAKLLRALENSEIRPVGSDRTIKTNVRIIAATHQHLYQKIQEGSFRSDLFYRLNVITVEVPALKDRKEDFEDLIYQFARQMRVRFSHNTIQLLKKYEWPGNIRELKNVVSRASALFPQTLIEERHLSVLLSRKEQSIYGSTEAQLAVTNTLPVIKEIEKQMIMKRLMANHGNQKRTAHDLGMPKSTLHDRIKSYNLDLKEFKT, from the coding sequence ATGCAATACAAAATAGAACTCGCTAACGATAAAGGTCAGTCTTGGAGTCTACAAAAACTAACTTACATAGGACAAGACCCCAACTGCCAAATCCATCTACAAGGTGAAGGCGTCAGTGAACGCCATGCTCGATTAGAGCTACAGGACACACAATTAATTTTAAAAGATCTGCGCAGTACGACCGGAACATTCGTTAACGGAGTTCGCGTGCTCGAAGCGGTTCTGAAAATAGGGGACTGTCTTCGTATTGGCTCACTGGAGCTTTGTCTGAAAGACAACCGCGCAATTCAGTCTAAGTTTTCATTGAGCAGTCGCAGTCATTCTTGGAATGAGCAACTTCAGTGCTTAAGCTCTGTTTCCAATACCTCATTTCCCGTACTTTTGTTAGGACCATCGGGCACAGGCAAAGACATTATCGCCCAAGCCCTACACCACAATTCACCCCGCGCTAACGCCAGCTTTGTCAGTGTTAACTGTTCTGCTTTAAGTGAAACTTTAGTTGAAAGTGAACTTTTCGGACATATCAAAGGTAGCTTCACCGGAGCTATTGCCGACCGCAAAGGTGCCTTTGAAAGTGCACGTGGAGGAACCTTGTTTCTTGATGAAATCGGTGATCTTCCCTACGGGTTGCAAGCAAAGCTACTACGTGCCCTTGAAAACAGTGAAATTCGCCCTGTCGGCAGCGACCGGACTATAAAAACAAATGTACGAATCATTGCAGCTACACACCAGCATCTCTATCAAAAAATTCAAGAGGGCAGTTTCCGTTCTGACTTATTTTATCGTCTGAATGTCATCACTGTTGAAGTTCCTGCACTAAAAGATAGAAAAGAAGACTTCGAAGACTTAATTTATCAATTCGCACGACAAATGCGGGTGAGATTTTCCCACAATACTATACAGCTTTTAAAGAAATATGAATGGCCCGGAAATATTAGGGAACTCAAGAATGTTGTCAGTCGTGCATCCGCCCTATTTCCTCAAACTCTTATTGAAGAAAGACACCTTAGCGTTTTACTGAGTCGCAAAGAGCAGTCTATCTATGGGTCAACTGAAGCTCAGCTCGCCGTGACGAACACTCTGCCCGTCATTAAAGAAATTGAAAAACAGATGATTATGAAAAGGTTGATGGCAAATCACGGCAATCAAAAAAGAACGGCTCACGATTTGGGAATGCCGAAATCAACCCTACATGATCGCATAAAAAGCTATAACTTAGATTTAAAAGAATTTAAGACTTAA
- the yihA gene encoding ribosome biogenesis GTP-binding protein YihA/YsxC: MPKMSFIKSAVKMKDFPVSPLKEVALAGRSNAGKSSLINVWAGGKVAKVSQSPGKTRLLNFFSMGDSYIIVDMPGYGYASRGGDELKTWRKMIEGYLTQRPQLAGLVLLMDMARDWTRDEELMAQFMMKNDLPVVIGLTKSDKFSKNDIKKAIERIKQQSRLEDVFAVSSQTKSGCAELEEFVYRAWIKK, from the coding sequence ATGCCAAAAATGAGTTTTATTAAAAGTGCAGTGAAAATGAAGGACTTCCCCGTATCCCCTTTAAAAGAAGTGGCTTTGGCGGGTAGATCTAATGCGGGAAAATCATCGCTTATAAATGTTTGGGCAGGAGGCAAGGTTGCGAAAGTCAGTCAGTCTCCAGGAAAAACACGTCTTTTGAATTTTTTTAGTATGGGTGATAGCTACATCATCGTTGATATGCCGGGCTACGGCTATGCTTCCCGTGGTGGCGATGAGTTGAAGACATGGAGAAAAATGATCGAGGGCTATTTAACTCAACGCCCTCAATTGGCGGGTTTAGTTTTATTGATGGATATGGCCCGTGATTGGACACGGGACGAAGAGTTAATGGCGCAGTTCATGATGAAGAACGATTTACCCGTGGTTATTGGATTAACTAAGTCGGATAAATTTTCTAAAAACGATATCAAAAAAGCGATTGAGCGTATTAAGCAACAGTCCCGCTTAGAAGATGTATTTGCGGTTTCATCACAGACGAAAAGTGGTTGTGCTGAGCTTGAAGAGTTTGTCTACAGAGCATGGATTAAAAAATGA
- the kdsB gene encoding 3-deoxy-manno-octulosonate cytidylyltransferase yields MKIIGVIPARFASTRFPGKPLEKLKGKPILQWVVEGARKSQLLSDLYVATDNQQIAEVAKSIGVNVAMTSPDCATGTDRIFEAIKNIEVDVVINIQGDEPLIDQSYIDPLAQAFLDEPRLDMATLAHGLAIEDFDNKNAVKVITNIHQEAIYFSRFPIPYSRAEFNQPSVALKHIGLYGYSRAFLQKFCTAEPALIEKYESLEQLRALYLGARIKVLQVQKPTYGVDTPEDLQKLEALLG; encoded by the coding sequence ATGAAAATTATTGGCGTTATTCCGGCGCGATTTGCATCAACCCGATTCCCAGGTAAACCTCTTGAAAAATTAAAAGGTAAACCTATTTTGCAATGGGTGGTGGAAGGCGCAAGGAAAAGCCAGTTGTTATCGGATTTATATGTTGCGACTGACAATCAGCAAATTGCGGAAGTAGCCAAGAGCATCGGTGTAAATGTGGCGATGACAAGTCCTGACTGTGCAACGGGAACAGATCGGATCTTTGAGGCTATTAAAAATATTGAAGTGGATGTAGTGATCAACATTCAAGGCGATGAGCCCTTAATAGATCAAAGTTACATAGATCCTTTGGCTCAGGCTTTTTTAGATGAGCCACGTTTGGACATGGCCACACTGGCGCATGGTTTGGCCATAGAAGATTTTGACAATAAAAATGCTGTTAAAGTGATCACAAATATTCATCAAGAGGCTATTTACTTTAGCCGATTTCCGATTCCCTATTCCCGTGCAGAATTCAATCAACCCTCTGTCGCCCTTAAACACATTGGTCTTTATGGCTATAGTAGAGCCTTTTTGCAAAAGTTTTGCACAGCAGAGCCTGCTTTGATTGAAAAGTACGAAAGTTTAGAGCAGTTAAGAGCCCTTTATCTTGGGGCTAGAATAAAAGTACTACAGGTACAAAAGCCGACATATGGTGTTGATACTCCTGAGGACCTGCAAAAGCTTGAAGCTTTATTAGGGTAG
- a CDS encoding CTP synthase, translated as MSQAKSTKSGKRLKQKFIFVTGGVVSSIGKGLTAASLGSLLEARGFKVTLMKFDPYLNVDPGTMSPFQHGEVYVTDDGAETDLDLGHYERFTNSVLQRANSVSAGQIYDRVISRERRGDYLGGTVQVIPHITDEIKSRVYEAAQGSEIAIVEIGGTVGDIEAQPFFEAIRQMRLDLGVGNTALVHVTYVPYIAVAGELKSKPTQHSVKELREIGLQPDFLICRSEKVIDDNLKSKIGLFCSIKKENVISAKDSESIYDVPLALHKENLDYLVVETLNLKQTKYSIAGWQKIAKIQRSPLSKVKIAVVGKYVDLKESYKSLHESLVHGGLANRAKVEIIYIDSDKLTAKNIKTMLSEAQGILVPGGFGTRGVEGKILAIKYAREKKIPFFGICFGMQLAAIEFARNVCGIADATSREFVGEDKRGGNIVIDSMAEQRGIVDKGGTMRLGAFQCTLAPKSRALKVYKKSIIWERHRHRFEFNNQYRDLLEKNGLRATGVNEERNLVEIIEIPKHPWFVAVQFHPEFKSKPLSPHPLFADFIRASRQK; from the coding sequence ATGTCACAAGCTAAGTCTACGAAATCCGGTAAGCGTTTAAAGCAAAAATTTATCTTTGTAACAGGTGGAGTGGTCTCTTCGATTGGTAAGGGATTAACTGCAGCTAGCTTAGGTTCTCTTCTTGAGGCCCGAGGTTTTAAAGTTACTCTTATGAAGTTCGATCCCTATCTCAATGTAGATCCGGGAACAATGTCTCCGTTTCAGCATGGGGAAGTCTATGTGACGGATGACGGAGCTGAAACTGATTTGGATCTGGGGCACTACGAGCGTTTCACTAACAGTGTATTGCAAAGAGCTAACTCTGTCAGTGCGGGACAAATTTATGATCGTGTGATCTCACGTGAACGCCGTGGAGATTATCTGGGTGGAACAGTGCAAGTGATTCCACACATCACTGATGAAATTAAATCACGTGTGTATGAAGCCGCTCAAGGTAGCGAGATTGCGATCGTTGAAATTGGTGGAACTGTGGGTGACATCGAAGCACAGCCATTCTTCGAAGCCATTCGTCAGATGCGTTTGGATTTAGGTGTAGGCAATACAGCTTTGGTGCATGTGACTTATGTTCCTTATATTGCTGTTGCCGGAGAACTGAAAAGTAAACCCACACAGCACTCGGTGAAGGAATTACGCGAAATTGGTCTTCAGCCAGATTTTCTAATTTGCCGTAGCGAAAAAGTAATTGATGATAATTTAAAATCTAAAATTGGTCTTTTCTGTTCTATTAAAAAAGAAAATGTAATTTCTGCGAAAGACTCAGAGTCTATCTATGATGTGCCATTGGCTTTACATAAAGAGAACTTAGACTATCTGGTGGTTGAAACATTGAATTTGAAGCAAACCAAGTACAGCATTGCTGGCTGGCAAAAAATTGCTAAGATTCAACGTTCACCTCTGTCTAAAGTAAAGATTGCCGTCGTGGGTAAGTACGTAGATTTGAAAGAGTCTTACAAGTCCCTACATGAATCTTTAGTTCATGGTGGTTTGGCAAACCGAGCGAAAGTTGAAATCATTTATATCGATTCAGACAAACTCACTGCAAAAAATATCAAGACGATGCTTTCCGAGGCGCAAGGTATTCTTGTTCCTGGAGGCTTTGGAACGCGTGGGGTTGAAGGAAAAATCTTAGCGATCAAATACGCACGTGAAAAAAAGATCCCGTTCTTCGGAATATGTTTCGGTATGCAATTAGCGGCTATTGAGTTTGCGCGTAATGTCTGCGGTATTGCAGATGCCACATCTCGCGAGTTCGTCGGTGAAGATAAACGCGGTGGAAATATCGTCATTGATTCTATGGCGGAACAACGTGGTATTGTCGATAAAGGCGGAACTATGCGTTTGGGTGCCTTTCAATGTACGTTGGCTCCTAAAAGTCGCGCTTTGAAGGTTTATAAAAAATCTATTATTTGGGAACGTCATCGCCATCGTTTTGAATTCAACAATCAGTACCGCGATCTATTAGAAAAAAATGGACTACGCGCGACAGGTGTTAATGAAGAAAGAAACTTAGTGGAGATTATCGAGATTCCGAAGCACCCATGGTTTGTGGCTGTGCAATTCCATCCCGAATTTAAATCTAAACCGCTGAGCCCACATCCACTATTTGCCGATTTCATTCGTGCTTCACGACAGAAATAA
- a CDS encoding KpsF/GutQ family sugar-phosphate isomerase — translation MSKILQIAKETLQIEAESILGLIPKLNGEFERAVHEILNCKGKVILTGIGKSGQVARKISSTLSSTGTPSIFLHPAESSHGDLGVISKNDLVIALSYGGETAELGSLLNFISRNGVSLIALTGKSGSTLAQTANIVLDVSVEKEACPLRLAPTSSSTATLAMGDALAMAVLESRGFKSENFAELHPSGSLGAKLMRVKDIMQTGDALPFVTKDTSMKALLTTMTHQSVRGAAGVLDHDGQLIGVITDGDIRRFLEKNQDPFSSTAANLMSHSPKTIDASELAERALFLMEQFRTQMLIVLDKNSAAPLKPVGMIIYQDLLRAKIR, via the coding sequence ATGTCTAAGATTTTACAGATCGCAAAAGAAACATTACAAATCGAGGCCGAAAGTATTTTGGGTTTGATTCCAAAACTCAATGGCGAATTTGAACGTGCGGTCCATGAAATCTTAAACTGTAAAGGTAAAGTCATCCTGACGGGTATTGGTAAATCAGGACAAGTGGCCCGTAAAATTTCCAGCACGCTTTCCAGTACAGGCACTCCATCTATTTTTCTGCACCCAGCAGAAAGTAGTCACGGCGACTTGGGGGTTATCTCTAAGAACGACTTAGTCATCGCCTTGTCCTATGGGGGAGAAACGGCTGAGTTAGGCTCGCTTTTGAACTTTATTTCTCGTAATGGAGTTTCTTTAATTGCTCTAACGGGTAAAAGTGGCAGCACGCTGGCACAAACAGCCAACATCGTTTTAGATGTTTCTGTTGAAAAAGAAGCGTGTCCTTTAAGATTAGCTCCGACTTCTTCAAGTACGGCGACTTTGGCGATGGGGGATGCTCTGGCTATGGCAGTTTTAGAGTCCCGTGGATTTAAGTCAGAAAATTTCGCTGAGCTACATCCTTCTGGGTCCTTAGGTGCTAAATTGATGCGAGTGAAAGACATCATGCAAACGGGTGATGCGTTGCCATTTGTAACAAAAGACACGTCTATGAAAGCCCTGTTGACGACTATGACTCATCAAAGTGTGCGCGGTGCTGCCGGAGTGCTTGATCACGATGGTCAGTTGATTGGTGTGATTACTGATGGTGATATCCGTCGTTTCTTAGAAAAGAATCAAGATCCATTTTCAAGTACAGCGGCGAATTTAATGTCTCATTCCCCGAAGACGATTGATGCGAGTGAACTTGCAGAAAGAGCCTTGTTTTTGATGGAGCAATTTCGCACACAAATGTTGATCGTATTAGATAAAAATTCGGCAGCGCCATTAAAGCCTGTGGGTATGATTATCTACCAAGATTTGTTAAGAGCTAAAATCCGTTAA
- a CDS encoding KdsC family phosphatase, whose protein sequence is MGLDVQKLKSVKMLVLDVDGVLTDCRLWMDSNGEWKRIYCVRDGVGIKALAEAGYKLAIITGAKATDVRARAQMLGFHHFYEGAVDKRPYFEQLQKDSGLAPHEMAYVGDDVFDIPLIQAVSFGATVPEAVDEVLECAQYVTKRAGGNGAVREICDFILKYGFYSKN, encoded by the coding sequence ATGGGATTAGATGTTCAAAAATTGAAATCTGTAAAAATGTTGGTCTTAGATGTGGACGGTGTCTTAACGGATTGTCGTCTATGGATGGACTCTAACGGCGAATGGAAACGTATTTATTGTGTTCGTGATGGTGTAGGGATTAAAGCTCTAGCTGAAGCGGGTTACAAATTAGCCATTATCACAGGAGCTAAAGCCACTGATGTGCGTGCACGTGCTCAGATGCTGGGTTTTCATCACTTCTATGAAGGTGCTGTTGATAAGCGTCCTTATTTCGAACAGTTACAAAAAGATTCAGGTTTAGCTCCGCATGAAATGGCCTATGTTGGGGATGATGTTTTCGATATCCCATTGATTCAAGCTGTCAGTTTCGGAGCTACAGTTCCAGAGGCGGTGGATGAAGTGCTTGAGTGTGCTCAGTACGTGACTAAGCGTGCTGGTGGCAATGGTGCTGTTCGCGAGATCTGTGATTTTATTTTGAAATATGGTTTTTACTCTAAAAATTGA